TTGCACGTATTTGCAAATATTAACACGCAAATCATGGGTGGTAGCTTCGTATGTACATACATACGAGGTACAAACTATGTATGTACATACGCTCACGCATGTGTTGTGTGGTTGGCGGCAGGCAAAAGATTACGCGGATTGGCGCACGCGTGTAGTTGGGATTTCAAAAAGGGATAAAAACCTTGAGTTAATGCCAAGTAGTGGATTAAGTAGTCTTTTAAGccatatttaaaacaaaagatgAAATTGGGTTGGATTGGGTGTTGTGTATGTACGCATACATACATGGGACTGTGTAGTTGGCGCACGGCAAAAGATTACGCACATGCGGAGTTGGGGTTGCAAAAAGGGATTGGAACCTTGGGTTGGCGCCAAACAGTGGGTTGGGTAGTCGTTTAAGCCCTATAGGAATTATAGACACAAGGCCCAAACATAAACACGTGTTTATGTTGGGCCACAAAACAGTTAATCACTCCAGAAATTTTGTGGATCCCCAAACAGGGGTTTGCACAAATTTTATAGAGGGACATTGGGCGCATCTGAAGAAGTTTCTCCGTAAACTCGACGTCATGAGTTCCCCATTTTTACCGGAATATATTGACCAATTTTtatggtttcagagatatggaAGAACTTCTTCAGATGCCATTTTTAACATAACATTGCAAATAGCCAGGCGTTATGTcctataatttacttttttttaatttttaaattctgcttTGCTAATTACTTTTTGTTAATACTGATTCTATATTTTATCAGTTATTTGATTCacttaaattttatgttttagtagGATATAATTAGTTTTGAAATTAGTTAATTAGAGGGTAAGGTGTAGGTTAGCTAGATTACTTTTGTAGTTTTGTTcatcattttgcaataaattcatCTTAGTTTGCATATTATTCATATTAGACATGTATTTAGAACAACAGTTACTAATAATTAGTTAATAGTTAGAAATTAATTGCATAGCTTAATCAATAGATTATAGTTTTGGACTTAGGCTCTTATGGTTGGGGTTTGTTATTcatatataatatgttttactaatcaaaaatatttattgttttgactataagttaatAAGGTAGTTTACATTAAACCTTatcgttattatttacctattatGATAATTCCTCTTTTCCTAACTATTATCCTAGTCCCTAAATAGTGCTCAAACGACTACCTaacccactatttagcgccaACCCAAGGTTCCAATCCCTTTTTGCAATCCCAACTCCACATGTGCGCCAACCACATAGTCCCATGTGCGCACACGGGGCTGCCGCCCCATGTGCGCCCACCTTGTATGCGCACACGGGGCTACCGCCCGTGTGCATAtattatgattatataaataaacaaatacttacctataatgagacacgacagaaaattacgataatcgtactagtacagtagccactcccaataaataatatttgacgtaagtgacatttgacagtcccttttatttatgaattaatcatttagtatttacatatttgatattcctgatttgcgtCTGGAAATTTGTGTATATGACCtgaagaagtgatgtaaatccttctaagttacAGAATTTGGTTACTTagggctttaaatttaaattaatagcatatataatgttCAACGTGATGgctagtcgcaaatagagtatagttaagccgggtgtaattgtgaattaAGGTGATGTTACATGCATACGTCATCCGTCATCCGTCATACAAAATTTTATCGGATAGTTTTCCCTTCTGTTACATGGACGCGTCACTTTCGTATGATtgacaatattgacattgaCATTTCACTGGTGGTGCTTGTTTACTGGTtactgtttgtttatttatttttgtttttacttatcgtaataataccaaaagcctttataattttgttatattatgttcTTTGGccattattaaatcaaatatggAAGAGAAAGAATGCAGCACATCTTCGCCCGGAGATTCTGAGTCTGAAATTCAGCCGGTACAGGTAAGGTATTTATTATAACCTGTTAACCATTGTTTTTATGTCAAttcaaacttaaattaaatatttgtatgttttttactTACAGAATGAAATACAAACCACTACAGTTGAAGAATTTTTGATCTGCTGTGTCCAGAATCGGCCAGCTCAGTGGGATTCCCGGTTACCATTGAAAGAAAGATCGAAGTCTATAAGGGACCAGTTATGGATGGAGATTTACGAGGAGTTTGGTAGCAATTCAGAGTTTTCtttggaatatttaatgaaaaaatggaGAACGCTACGGGACACTTATGTTAGGATTACAAATGAATATACACCAAGTGGTTCCGGAGCAAGCAAAAGAAGAAAATGGGAGCATCTTGATTCAATGTCGTTTTTGAGCGACACAATcaaatataaaactactatttcAAATATAGATCTCCCTACCACTTCAAGAAGTCAAAGTAGCAGCAGTACAACTCCACCATTACTATCTCCCACAAGTGAGCAACCAACCAGAACCCCAAGCACGCAAACATCCAGAACCCCAAAAGGTGACAAAGTTGAAGATGCAATTATTGGGGTGCTTAGCAAAATTAATTGTCCTCCCCCTCCGTCTGAGACTATCCCCAAAAACCCTTTAAATCCAATTTGTATTCGAATATCAGAACTCCTGGAGCATGTTCCACAACAAGAAAGGGTGTTGTTAGAAATTAAGTTACTTCAAGTAGCTTATGAAGGTGCACAGAATTATTTGTCCCCTAAATAGTTATAAGCAGTAATAGTTAATAGGCTTTAGCGAATGTTACACCACTGAAAGAGTAGAATGTGTGTactacattttacaaaaatatgtatGTCCAGGATAAATAAAAGAACAagtgataataattattaccatTATATAAAGTGCtgtttaataaagataaagaattttataatagatttttattattttgcccATTGAAATGGTACAGCTCCTTCATTGCAGAAGAATGTAGCTAATTTATTCCTCATTATATCTGCTGTCCGTCCATACATATTAGTACTAGTTCTTCTGATATTGGGAAGATTCGAGGTAGCATAGTTACGCCATTCCCCGTCAATTTGTTGCCCTTCAATATCTTCTCTATCCACAAGAGTCGGACACATATTTTTTCTCTACACCAATTAAAAAGTTATGAAGACAAACAGTGGCCTTAACAATGCTACGAACAGTTTCTTCTTGTGCAATGATTGGTTTTCGATAAACTCTCCATTTTGCTGACAATATACCGAAAGCATTTTCTACAACCCTTCTTCCTCTAGACAACCTGTAAACACAATATTGTATGTTTAGAAATGccaaattaaaaagcaaaatatgttTACCtacctataattaaaaatccttttaatcTGAGGTAAAAATCGGCCTGGATATGGACGCATTAGACATGTGGATAAAGGAAAAGCTTCATCCccacaaatgtaaaaattaacttCATCACCATTGTCAATTAATGCACATGGTGGAGGAAAATTTAGATTGTTTGTTGCAATTAATCTGCCcatattactatttttgaatattccTCCATCACTATGGCGACCCTCTGCTCCTATGTCAaccattataaatttataatttgcatCACACAAAGCCATTAGTACAATACTGTGTGAACCTTTATAATTGTAGTATGTTGAGCCTGATTTTGGAGGTGCCTAAAATTTAATGCAATACTTTATACCTAGGTATTTAGGTATAGTCCAGTTCAAAGATATTTCATAATGGTCagccgtcaaaacaccagcattccacctgccaaacaatgtcatccacctgctatttacattgtttgacaagtaaaatgctggtgttttgacgggtgacaattctaatatatcgttgcactggactttatacTATACATACAAGATTGAAAGAAAGGAAATCCATCTTTGTGAATTAAAAGTGTATGATCAGTATGACTGTAAAATGCTGTGcctgttttttaatatactgtactgatttatatgagcaaatttcaaattaatgtTACACTGAAAACATACTTGAATTATAACATGTTTCCCGTCTATGGCGCCCACACAATGTGGTAATTGCCATTTTTCGCTAAAGCCTTCTGCAATATTTCTCCAAGTATCTTCATCTGGTTTTGGTAACACTTTTTCGTGCAAACATTCCCAAATAGCATCACATGTTTCCCTTATAATTTGTGAAATAGTAGAATGAGCAATCCGAAAGGAAAATGAAATTGATGTCATACTGTCTCCAGTAGCAAGATACCTAAAAGTATGAGTTGCAAATGAACTTTGTAAAGTAATAAGGTTATCCATGTTTTTTTCCATCAATGGAACCAGCATTGAGCATGtcatctttatttataaaacttaaatataggTGATACCGCTATTTATGCCAgctatcaaaagaaaaaaatacatgacTGTTGACTAACTGAATTTGTCACCTTAAAGTAACTGCAAGTCCTCGCCAGGTGATATTGGTTCTCGAACACAATAGTGCTTTTGTAATTTGTGTTCGATCATTCCTAACAGTAGACGAAATGTATCATTTGTCATCCTAAgatagtttatatatttttcattatctgTTAATTTCATATCTTCCAACAAATTCCAATAGTCTCCTTGCACTTTCCTATTTTTAAAGATGTCCCTGACCCAAAATCGCCTTTTTCTTTGCTGCTTGGCCCGGCGTTTTCTTCTAATAAGGATTAACGATAAAAGAAGAACTGTATTCACTTTGCGAATGTATTCTTGTCTAGAAGTTtgcattttaaaacacaacacctGATACAAGGGGACTAATAGTAAGTAAGAATCCCACAGAACACCTGAACCGAAAAAGTAAACAGTGAAAAGTAGGGTTAAAAATGGAACGACAACGGATAAAAGTTAAATCGATTTTAAGATTCTCCGTTATCTGAAAAGTTTAAAACAAGACGGATGTGTTTTGTCACGGTATTATTTTGAACCAATAGGAGGCGTGATTTTTCGACGTGGCGACGGATGGCGGATGCATGTAACAGAGCCTttatacgtaagtagaaaatccttgataatttttaaaattttgcatttttttacttcatcctcacttttttatcaataaaatgttcaaactcaaccttctatgtaaaaattttcaaaaaaaaaatccttttttagacgtccctttaactttaacgGACCCAATaactgttattgtatgaaacaaatcaagaaaaatatatacatatataaatatccTTTTAGtcaaatggtaatttttaaagtagccatacaattctttataaaaactttCTAGAAAGTTTTTTTCTAGCAAAAATTAAACCTAATTAATGTCTCTCTCTCTGTTTTAGTTAATCATTTTAGTTAAATCTGCTTACATTtaactaaactaaactaaactttaactaaaaaaatgattttttaagtaaagcattttattctcgtattatttattttgagtctattctaaatatttacagtattttttatgataatgaTGCCAATTTATGTCTACTATGATCTTAATGGGATTCAATTTTCTAGTTATTGCTATGGAAATATTGACATctttaaaaagtgcatttattactcataagcctaaatattaatattttttttttttattttttaataaatatttagtactaatatttataaattttactatttaaattattaaaataaaaacaatcctaatgatatttttatttattttattgttaaaaaaatattgttattaggCAATATTAAGTAGTAAATTATAATATCATGAAGATGAacacaagaaattaaaaacacagcaccttaataactaaaatcatttataattaaattaaattatgagattattattgatgttttatttattcttacaaggtgaaaattaattgaactttaAGTAGCCTACAAATAAATTCCGGCTCTTGACATTATATATTGGTTAAAATATGTGGGAACTAGTCCCTTTTTAAGCCTGAAGATAAAATGATGGCTGAAATGTACAATTTCTGTTTAAAAGAGTGTATAAGTCACCATAGTATTATTTACATCTAGATACAGACAGATATTTAAGAATTcttggcaaaaaaatatttacaatatttttgcaTCTTATTTAAAGATCATTCTTAATCgttcattattaattataaagccCGGatactttatttcatttatccAGTTTACCACTACCACTTTATTCATTGAATTATAATAGTTAACATTACTGCTAATTAAcattgtttttgatttatttagagGCTAATTTTAGCCAATGTATAAATAAGAGTActgcttttatttttacataaaatttatgcAATTTAAACTTCTATCCACAAATATTgtaatttctataatttaaataccaaatacAACCAAATACATCGCCTCAGTTAACCAATAGTTTAAGCTGCTCCATGTTCTTAAATTCTGTATCAGAGACAGAAATCATTAACCACATATAAATTGTGCCCTAGATGAAGATGGAATATCTgtgcatttattaaaaatatgtcatttCACTTATAATATCTCCTCTAACATATATcattaacttaatatttaaaagcgAAATAGTCCCATCTCATTTTAAAGAATCTGTTATTACCCTGATACACAAATcagaatcaaaaaataaaattcaaaactaCTAGCCCAATAGTTTGATAAGTAATCTAgcaaacatttttgagaaaGCAGTAAAGTGCAGgctggttaaatttttttttgacaaaaatgtattatcaaaaatttaatgtGCTTTTACAGAGGGGCTAAAACCACTGATGCAATACAGCGTCTTATCTCTAAAATCTCTACAAACATGGATAACAGCCTTGAAACGATTGTTTATTGTGTTGGACCTtgcaaaggcatttgacacagTGCCTCACAACAAACTTCTGGATATTTTAGAGCATTATGGTGTTAGAGACACTGTGCTGAAACTGTTTAGAAGCTTACTTATTAGATTGACCCCAatgtactaaaataaataacttaacaaGTGGCCTGATGAAAATTAAAACTGGCATACTACAAGGTACAATTTTTggacctattttatttattacatacgtcataaattatttacttaacatAAAAATTGATGCCGAAGTTATTTCATACGCGGATGATAGCCTTAATATTTAAAGGAATGAGATGGGGGGAAACGAAAGAAAGGgttaaattaagatttaataaaGTCAAACATTGGCTAGaccatttttaaattgtcactgAACCTTCAAAAAACACAGTTTGTAGctttttcctcaaaaatgaCTAGTAGGCCACCTTTTGATTATATATGAGTGAGTGATAGTGATGTAATAAAATCTTGTGATCAAACAAAATATCTTGGTGTTATTATagatcaaaatcttaaatggacACATCACATAAATAATGTAGCATCTAAAGTTAGGAAATTAGAAtataagttttgtattttaaggAAGATCTTCAATGCTAActtgtcaattttaatttataaatccttgGTAGAATCTATATTGGGTTATGGAATAGTTGTATGGCGAGGAACCTAATGTAGTTTAAGACCTCTACAAATTGTCTAAAACTACattctaaaagtaataaataaaaaaagtaaattttatacaaCCAATCTGTTATATAATGAACAAATTTTCaatgttcaaaaattatttattttatcaacttacatttttattcataaaaaagagaagaaagaAATAGATCATCTTTATCAAACACTGCAAAATGTGAATAGATACTTAGTATTACCAGTTAgtcataaaacattaaatttaaaatctttcatTTATTTGGCTCTAAAGTTGTACAATATCTTACCTGTAACAGTTAGAAgcataaaccaaattaaaaattttagtaaaaaatgtaggatgtttttatttgaaaatgtgaTATGTATGTGTAGGTACATATAATACAATATATGTTctgtttttgtaattattgattgcTTAGTTTCTGTCTAGGTAACCATGtacgttatttatttttaaaatattagatcaTGTATGTGCTGCCCATACAGGCATTAAGTCGTCTAGGTGCAAAATTAATGCTATGAtgttacaaatatattattttttagttgcaaagaaacatatatatatatatatatatatatatatatatatatatatatatatatatatatatatatatatatatatatatatatatatataaacagtaatatatttatttgtattgtattgtaaagCAAGTTGATTTTTCAGATgccaaaaatgagtaaaaagtcTGCTAAGACAAAGCGCctccagaaaaaagaaaaatatttatccaaGAAGCTGGCAAAAAAAGAGAGTGGTACCaattagaaaaatttagaaaCCTTAGGTAAGGAAGTACATTTGCAACAAAAGTTGCCCAAAGATAAGATTCCAGAGTATAGTACAAGaaaggtaaattttaataaaattgtaactgAGTCTAATAAGCGAAAATCATTAACGGTTATTGATGACAATGCTGCATTGTCATCAAAAACTGTAGctcagaaaaaaacaaaaagtttctgATTCTTTTAAAAAGCGATCCCATACAGATGAAATTGAGAATAACGAAAAGGAGGTGGAACATACTAGAACCAATTGCCCAACAAAGTTTGAACTAGCATTAAGAGAAGGCCCCACCATTGTTTGCAGCTGTTGTTTGCGATTATGGTTTCCCActtcatgtaaaaaaatagatctacaagtgctaaaaaacaaatttggaaACCAATTCACTACACAAATTTGCAATGATGATGGGGTTTTCTTCTGCAAGTCTTGCtcatcaaatatttataaagggCAATTGCCAAAGTTCTGGTCCGGCAATCATAATATTGTTCACCCTATACCAGTTGAGCTAAAAGATCTGACTATCCTTGAAGACAGGATGGTGTCGGCCAGGCTACCTTTCATGCAAATCCGACAGGTAGGATATGCACGACAGTGTTACATAACTGGCCAAATAGTCAATGTCCCTATAAATATAGATACTTCGACCAAATTATTGCCTAGAAATGTAGAGGAGACACAAACTATTCAGGTTAAGCTCAAgagaaaaatgaattataaaaatgattatctCCTGGAAACCATACGGCCCGCAGTTGTTTTAAAAGCAGCAAAATTTTTGTGTCTACAACCTCTTTACATACAAGAAGGTATAAGGCAATCGGAtgattgggaaaaaaatattaatgactatATACGATCTCAAGTAGAATCCTCTACACAGATCTTAAATGAAGGTTCAAAAGTGGTGGACGTGGATTTTAAAACAGGGTGCAGTGAAAACTTTGAAGAATTGTTCGATAATGCGTTTTTCGAAACAATGGAAGTGTCCCTAGAATCTAAGAATGACGATAAAAATATCCAAGCAGAAtcttcatttgaaaaaaacaacatttacaaTTTGGATGAATTCttagatgaagaagaagaaccCTTAAATCCGGGGGCCAAGAAACTTTGCTTGACAAATGCAACCTAGAAAATATCTGTTTTGCCCCAGGAGAAGGTAAAACGCCAATACATTTGATGCTGGACCAGTTTAGCGATGAACTCTCATTTCCTACACTTTTCTGTGGACATGCTAAGccatttcttacaaaattctccTATTCTGACCAGACGAAAATACTACTCCAGCACAAAGACAGGCGATTTGCAAGGAAAGACTATCTgttgtatacatttaaaaaacgtcAACTAATCCAATTATCTAGTGCAATTGCAACATGTCTcagaaaaaaaaggaatgaGGATGGAAAATATACAGCTGGACAAGTAAGGCAAGCAAATTTTCTAGACCAGCTGATTCGAAGTGACATGGGATTCCATTTTCTTAGTAGAATTGCAGGTTCACCTGCTTATTGGAAGCACGAAAAGACCAAATTACTGTGCATGATTCGTCAATTTGGAATCCCTACACTGTTCTTTACAGTTTCAGCAGCCGAAACAGCATGGCTCGAATTAATCAAGGTATTAGCACAAGTTGTTGATCAAAAAGATGTTACTTTAGAGGAGGccgcgagtatgccctacttaGAAAAAACTCGCTTAATTAGAACAGATCCGATAACTTGTGCCAGGTACTTTGATTATCGGTTCAAACTGCTATTCAAGCATATGAAAAGTCAAAGTGGACCCTTTAAACAAAATCCCATAGAGCATCATTATTACCGCATAGAATTTCAACATCGCGGATCTCCTCATGTTCACGGGTTATTGTGGTTATCCAATGCTCCAAAATTCCAAGAAACACCAGAAAGTTTCAAAGAGTGTGCCGAATTCGCGAACCGGTATATTACCTGTAATAGTGATTTAGAAAGTGTCCGTGATATAATTCAGTTTAATACGCATCATCATTCTAAATCGTGTCAAAAAGAAGTGCGGGGACATAAAGTTTGCAGGTATGGTATCCCATACCTTCCAATGGATAAATCGGTAATTCTAACgccaataaaaattgacaaaaccaaGGAAGCGGATTTACGTAAGGCCATGTCTGAAAAGTTTTTGATGATAATGCGTAGGCTTAAAGATAAACCAGATTTGTCATTCGAAAACTTTTTGGCTGACCTTGGTATGTCTAAGGATGAGTATCTTAATGTTATACAgaacaacatatttaaaactactttatttttagaaaggcAGCCAAAAGATGGatttattaacaactttaatGCTGAAATGTTCTCCATGATGAAGAGCAACATGGACattcaattagtttttgagcCATATGGTTGTTGCACCTACATAGTTAATTATATCAATAAGTCTCAAAGAGGTGTATCCgatattttaatgaagactatggaagaaattaaaaaaggtaatttagatGTTAAGGGCAAACTTAAATCTGTTGCAGCAGCTTTCTTAAATGCGAGCGAAGTAAGTGCCCAGGAAGCCGCCTACTGCGTGTTACAACTACCGATGCATGACACCTGTACCTCCTATGTATACATCCATACAAATCCAATCAGGGAAAGGACCAAAATGTTAAAACCATTAGcacaacttaaagaaatggacAATGACGATCCCAATATTTATTGTGAAGGTCTTGCCGAAGACCGATCAAATTAATTAGACGATGGTGGATTCGGTGGAGAAATCGATGATGAGTTTATGCCTTATGGACTAGACAACCCCATTTATGATCCATTCAATCAAATCATCGATAAGAAAGACGACGAAGCGCCAGTAAAACATATCGCTTTCTCAACGCTTCATCAGATAAGCGATTCAGAGTATGAAGCCCTCATAAGCAAACTGATCACAAGCAGTATCAGTTCCTTAATGTCGTGCAAGACAGTCTAATTGAAGGGGAAGTTTTCTACTGCACACTTAGTGGTCCAGCAGGTACAGGCTAAAGTCACCTGATTACGGCAATAACTTAGTCGTTATTGCAATATCGGGAAATAATCCTGAAAGTTTAAAAGTGTTACTT
The window above is part of the Anthonomus grandis grandis chromosome 24, icAntGran1.3, whole genome shotgun sequence genome. Proteins encoded here:
- the LOC126749337 gene encoding uncharacterized protein LOC126749337 codes for the protein MTCSMLVPLMEKNMDNLITLQSSFATHTFRYLATGDSMTSISFSFRIAHSTISQIIRETCDAIWECLHEKVLPKPDEDTWRNIAEGFSEKWQLPHCVGAIDGKHVIIQAPPKSGSTYYNYKGSHSIVLMALCDANYKFIMVDIGAEGRHSDGGIFKNSNMGRLIATNNLNFPPPCALIDNGDEVNFYICGDEAFPLSTCLMRPYPGRFLPQIKRIFNYRLSRGRRVVENAFGILSAKWRVYRKPIIAQEETVRSIVKATVCLHNFLIGVEKKYVSDSCG